In Sandaracinaceae bacterium, one DNA window encodes the following:
- a CDS encoding aminotransferase class V-fold PLP-dependent enzyme, translated as MYANHAGTSWPKPEPVREAVRRALEADPLAWADDFERDHARVARAFHVDDPSRLLLTPGCTSALAVAIADLPWQPGDRVVCGSFEHHALMRPLLKLAERGVELVRVPPAGEAPLDLDALEHALRLPTRLVATTAAGNVTGALAPLAELVRLAHGAGALALLDAAQVAGWLDLDVRALDVDLIAFAGHKGPQAPWGVGGLYVHPRVEMQTPHAVCDLAAPCAPMPGYCDTGSVDRAALAGLAAGFDWLAERPDRLARARSQVARLERAALDGGARRLGPDIADRVPTLALVHERISPSTLAAGLRARGVIASSGLQCAPEAHRTLGTDPDGVLRLSVGPATTDAEVDLACEALRDVLRRE; from the coding sequence GTGTACGCCAACCACGCCGGCACCAGCTGGCCCAAGCCCGAGCCGGTGCGCGAGGCCGTGCGCCGCGCGCTGGAGGCCGACCCGCTCGCCTGGGCCGACGACTTCGAGCGCGACCACGCGCGCGTGGCGCGGGCCTTCCACGTGGACGATCCGAGTCGACTGCTCCTGACCCCTGGCTGCACCTCGGCCCTGGCGGTGGCCATCGCCGATCTCCCATGGCAGCCCGGCGATCGCGTCGTCTGCGGGAGCTTCGAGCACCACGCGCTCATGCGCCCTTTGCTGAAGCTGGCGGAGCGCGGCGTGGAGCTGGTCCGCGTGCCGCCGGCAGGCGAGGCGCCGCTCGATCTCGACGCGCTCGAGCACGCCCTGCGCCTCCCCACCCGGCTGGTGGCCACGACCGCTGCGGGCAACGTGACTGGCGCTCTCGCGCCGCTCGCGGAGCTCGTGCGCCTCGCGCACGGCGCCGGCGCCCTGGCCCTCCTCGACGCCGCGCAGGTGGCCGGCTGGCTCGACCTCGACGTGCGCGCCCTCGACGTCGACCTAATCGCTTTCGCCGGGCACAAGGGACCGCAGGCGCCGTGGGGTGTGGGCGGCCTCTACGTGCATCCCCGCGTCGAGATGCAGACCCCGCACGCCGTCTGCGACCTCGCCGCGCCGTGCGCCCCCATGCCTGGCTACTGCGACACCGGATCCGTCGACCGCGCCGCCCTCGCGGGGCTCGCGGCCGGCTTCGACTGGCTCGCCGAGCGCCCGGACCGCCTCGCCCGCGCGCGGTCCCAGGTCGCGAGGCTCGAGCGAGCGGCGCTCGACGGGGGCGCGCGTCGGCTCGGCCCCGACATCGCCGACCGCGTCCCCACCCTGGCCCTCGTGCACGAGCGAATCAGCCCGTCGACGCTCGCGGCCGGGCTGCGCGCGCGCGGGGTGATCGCGTCGAGCGGCTTGCAGTGTGCACCCGAGGCCCACCGCACCCTCGGCACCGACCCGGACGGCGTTCTCCGCCTCAGCGTGGGACCCGCCACCACCGACGCAGAGGTCGACCTCGCCTGCGAGGCGCTGCGCGACGTGCTGCGCCGCGAGTGA